Proteins co-encoded in one Papaver somniferum cultivar HN1 chromosome 5, ASM357369v1, whole genome shotgun sequence genomic window:
- the LOC113283036 gene encoding early light-induced protein 1, chloroplastic-like, translating to MAAASSSSVYHSILSNHVTGRVQSQPRRHARFSVRCMADAKQPQQPSSTPMTTSSSTTPPPATQAPMATPTFPPPQAAPKKMSTKFTDLLAFSGPAPERINGRLAMIGFVAAMGVELARGTDVAAQLTEGGLPWFIGTSVVLSLASLIPLSKGVSVESKSDGVMTSKAELWNGRFAMLGLVALVFTEFVKGGALV from the exons ATGGCGGCTGCTTCATCATCATCTGTTTATCACTCAATCTTGTCTAACCATGTCACTGGCCGTGTCCAAAGCCAACCACGAAGACATGCTAGGTTTAGCGTTCGTTGCATGGCCGAT GCGAAACAGCCACAGCAACCATCATCAACACCCATGACAACCAGTAGTAGTACTACTCCACCACCGGCAACACAAGCTCCAATGGCAACTCCTACTTTTCCACCACCACAGGCTGCACCTAAG AAGATGAGCACGAAATTCACAGATTTATTAGCATTCAGTGGACCAGCACCAGAGAGAATTAACGGCAGGCTTGCCATGATAGGCTTTGTTGCTGCCATGGGAGTCGAGCTTGCTAGAGGAACTGACGTTGCCGCACAATTGACCGAAGGAGGCCTTCCATGGTTCATTGGGACTAGTGTTGTGCTATCTTTGGCTTCCCTTATCCCATTGTCTAAAGGTGTCAGCGTTGAATCCAAATCCGACGGGGTAATGACATCTAAGGCCGAGTTGTGGAATGGTAGATTCGCCATGTTAGGTTTGGTTGCTCTGGTATTTACCGAGTTTGTCAAGGGTGGGGCGCTTGTTTAA